Proteins encoded within one genomic window of Spirulina major PCC 6313:
- a CDS encoding leucyl aminopeptidase: MQIKTVETLPLDWSGDALALGFYADGVEMSAELAALDTRLDGTIAELIAETEFTGKAGSSAVARVGSHSPVRKIILVGVGAEADYSPAVARTAAAAIARIAKQQKVKTLGIRVPMAEDVGKTAQMLTEGLHLALHVDNRFKSDPQDQGAVLESVDLLALGSEAGALATGAAIAAGVILARELVAAPANSVTPLTLAELAQDLASEYGLELKILEQADCEALGMGSFLGVAQASDLPPKFIHLTYKPSGEPRRKVAIVGKGLTFDSGGLNLKTGGSGIETMKMDMGGAGATFGAAKAIAQLKPDVEVHFISAATENMISGKAMHPGDILTASNGKTIEVNNTDAEGRLTLADALVYADKLGVDAIVDLATLTGACVVALGDTIGGLWSPDADLAAQLQTAATQGGEKFWTMPLETAYFEGLKSPIADMKNTGPRAGGSITAALFLKEFVDKTPWAHLDIAGPVWADKENGVNNAGATGYPVQTLVNWVLQ, from the coding sequence ATGCAGATTAAAACCGTTGAGACTTTACCCCTAGACTGGAGTGGCGATGCGTTGGCCCTAGGATTCTATGCTGATGGTGTGGAGATGAGTGCTGAGTTAGCGGCTCTTGATACGCGCTTGGATGGCACGATCGCAGAATTGATCGCCGAAACCGAATTCACCGGCAAAGCGGGCAGCAGTGCCGTGGCGCGGGTGGGCAGCCATAGCCCGGTGCGCAAAATTATCCTCGTGGGCGTGGGAGCCGAAGCGGACTACAGCCCAGCGGTGGCACGCACGGCAGCGGCAGCGATCGCCCGCATCGCCAAACAGCAAAAGGTAAAAACCCTCGGCATTCGTGTGCCCATGGCGGAGGATGTGGGCAAGACCGCGCAGATGCTCACCGAAGGACTACACCTGGCGCTCCATGTGGACAATCGGTTTAAATCTGACCCCCAAGATCAGGGCGCGGTGCTAGAAAGCGTCGATCTGTTGGCCCTGGGATCAGAGGCGGGGGCCTTGGCTACCGGGGCAGCGATCGCCGCTGGGGTGATCCTCGCCCGTGAACTCGTCGCCGCCCCCGCTAACAGCGTCACACCGCTCACCCTCGCCGAACTCGCCCAAGACCTGGCCAGCGAATACGGCCTAGAGTTGAAAATCCTGGAACAGGCGGACTGTGAAGCCCTGGGGATGGGGTCGTTTTTGGGCGTGGCGCAAGCGTCGGATTTGCCGCCGAAATTCATTCACCTCACCTACAAGCCCAGTGGTGAACCCCGCCGCAAAGTGGCGATCGTCGGGAAGGGCTTAACCTTCGATTCGGGCGGGTTGAACCTGAAAACCGGCGGCAGCGGTATCGAAACGATGAAAATGGATATGGGCGGCGCGGGGGCCACCTTCGGCGCGGCGAAAGCGATCGCCCAACTCAAACCCGATGTGGAAGTTCACTTCATCAGCGCCGCCACCGAAAACATGATCAGCGGCAAAGCGATGCACCCCGGCGACATCCTCACCGCCTCCAACGGCAAAACCATCGAAGTCAACAACACCGATGCTGAGGGCCGCCTCACCCTCGCCGATGCCCTCGTCTATGCGGACAAACTCGGCGTGGATGCGATCGTCGATCTCGCCACCCTCACCGGAGCCTGTGTCGTTGCCCTCGGTGACACCATTGGCGGCCTCTGGTCTCCCGATGCCGACCTCGCCGCCCAACTCCAAACCGCCGCCACCCAAGGGGGCGAAAAATTCTGGACCATGCCCCTCGAAACCGCCTATTTTGAAGGACTTAAATCTCCCATTGCAGACATGAAAAACACCGGCCCCCGTGCCGGCGGTTCAATCACTGCGGCCCTCTTCCTCAAAGAGTTTGTGGACAAAACCCCCTGGGCACACCTCGACATTGCGGGCCCCGTCTGGGCGGACAAAGAAAACGGTGTCAACAATGCCGGAGCCACGGGCTACCCGGTGCAAACCCTTGTTAATTGGGTCTTGCAATAA
- a CDS encoding NACHT domain-containing protein, with amino-acid sequence MEQAKSVCLSSASKITQLRQLHVSRSTMQQFFTGQPIDQTLFHKICRILELNWQEVADLSDLHIEQIPEARNGSGHNLPLPSVSQFNLQWQKLKAQVKQTLYEQHRTIHLLNLQNLPIAALKFEVYLVEKLPRDLCVNVNTYLKQFNPQWEFERFGLGDRNERLDGLTAATKYPRLIVLGQPAAGKTTFLKYLAIACCEQDYQADHIPVFIDLNTFDPELLNDPNVLEKLVQQTLNLDTLTECQEILDYGHLLILIDSLDIVPDQGRKNVQFQLRSFTQRYNRNRFIITCRTQFTDYTLPTFRHVEIADLNLSQIEAFAQAWFTAEIDIPQTHEIARQFITDLNLPKSQKFFQLAQSPQLLQLLCWMFQYLGRLPDTQFELYELGLTRILETASPPHPHHTPSIYLDIDIAERYRLLSYLAILTFEKKELFIHFKKLKSHISLYLKTIPSFSIGPTTMADYAKRLLKDIEIQHGIIFERSQGIYSFASPRIQEYLVGYYLLRNFDPNHLHKSLDNVTTRNWYELFSYLTQRIARLDDFLLHIKYKIDQLVARDKKIQIFLSWVNQKSMLVKVPYKIAAVRAFYFSQAIDHIFDPRISRPLDFSHAVNRALKSSLHDWSLACHLDTELDYAFNHNVLEELDSEFVIDLILNCLLVTLAHDLSLFMTFAEDRDLAIEPELKLALNRFQNQLPDTDRDAADYQKWWKSNNQAWIRNLRLVIIEHRNVGYDWQFNQDQKALLRQYYNANKLLVECLYNNPRVDPETVNAIEATLLLPMADIRSHQYL; translated from the coding sequence AAATCCCCGAAGCGCGTAATGGTAGCGGGCATAACCTCCCATTGCCCAGCGTCTCTCAATTTAATTTGCAGTGGCAAAAACTCAAAGCCCAAGTTAAACAAACCCTCTATGAACAACACCGCACCATCCACCTCCTCAACCTCCAAAACCTACCCATCGCCGCCTTAAAATTCGAGGTCTATCTCGTCGAAAAACTGCCCCGTGATCTTTGTGTCAACGTCAACACCTACCTGAAGCAGTTTAATCCGCAGTGGGAGTTTGAGCGGTTTGGGTTGGGCGATCGCAACGAACGCCTCGACGGCCTCACCGCCGCCACCAAATACCCCCGCCTCATCGTCCTCGGCCAACCCGCCGCCGGCAAAACCACGTTTTTAAAATATTTAGCGATCGCCTGCTGCGAACAAGACTACCAAGCCGATCACATCCCCGTCTTCATCGACCTCAACACCTTTGACCCCGAACTCCTCAACGACCCCAACGTCCTCGAAAAACTCGTCCAACAGACCCTCAACCTCGACACCCTCACCGAATGCCAAGAAATCCTCGACTACGGCCATCTCCTCATCCTCATTGACAGCCTCGACATCGTCCCCGACCAAGGCCGCAAAAACGTCCAATTTCAACTCCGCTCCTTCACCCAACGCTACAACCGCAACCGCTTCATCATCACCTGTCGCACCCAATTCACCGACTACACCCTCCCCACCTTTCGCCATGTGGAAATCGCCGACCTCAACCTCAGCCAAATCGAAGCCTTCGCCCAAGCCTGGTTTACCGCCGAAATCGACATCCCCCAAACCCACGAAATCGCCCGCCAATTCATCACCGACCTCAACCTTCCCAAATCTCAAAAATTCTTCCAACTCGCCCAAAGCCCGCAACTCCTGCAACTCCTCTGCTGGATGTTTCAATACCTCGGTCGTCTCCCCGACACCCAATTTGAACTCTACGAACTCGGCCTCACCCGCATCCTCGAAACCGCCAGCCCGCCCCACCCCCATCACACCCCCTCCATCTACCTCGACATCGACATCGCCGAACGCTATCGCCTCCTCAGCTACTTAGCAATTTTAACCTTTGAAAAAAAAGAACTCTTTATCCACTTTAAAAAATTAAAATCACACATTAGCCTCTACTTAAAAACCATCCCCAGCTTTAGCATCGGACCCACCACCATGGCCGACTACGCCAAGCGACTCTTAAAAGACATTGAAATACAGCATGGGATTATTTTTGAACGCAGCCAAGGGATTTATTCCTTCGCCAGTCCGCGCATTCAAGAATATTTGGTCGGGTACTATCTACTCCGCAACTTTGACCCCAACCATCTCCATAAATCCCTCGATAATGTTACGACTCGCAACTGGTACGAACTCTTCTCCTACCTCACCCAACGCATCGCCCGCCTCGATGACTTCCTTCTCCACATCAAATACAAAATCGATCAACTCGTTGCCCGCGATAAAAAAATCCAAATCTTTTTATCCTGGGTGAATCAAAAATCAATGTTAGTGAAAGTCCCCTACAAAATTGCAGCGGTGCGAGCCTTCTACTTTTCCCAAGCCATTGATCATATCTTTGATCCCCGGATTTCCCGCCCCCTCGACTTTTCCCACGCCGTCAATCGTGCCCTTAAATCCTCTCTCCATGACTGGTCTCTCGCCTGTCACCTCGATACAGAACTAGACTATGCATTTAATCACAATGTCTTAGAAGAGCTAGACAGTGAATTTGTGATTGATCTCATTTTGAACTGTTTATTAGTGACCCTCGCCCATGATCTCAGTTTATTTATGACCTTTGCCGAAGATCGCGATTTAGCCATTGAACCCGAATTAAAACTCGCCCTCAATCGTTTTCAAAACCAGTTACCCGATACCGATCGCGACGCTGCGGATTATCAAAAATGGTGGAAGTCCAACAATCAAGCCTGGATTCGGAATCTCCGTTTGGTCATTATTGAACATCGTAATGTCGGCTATGATTGGCAATTTAATCAGGATCAAAAAGCCCTACTTCGTCAATATTACAATGCCAATAAATTACTCGTTGAATGCCTCTACAACAACCCCCGCGTTGATCCCGAAACCGTCAATGCGATCGAAGCCACCCTACTCCTTCCCATGGCCGACATTCGCAGTCACCAATACCTCTAA
- a CDS encoding Uma2 family endonuclease yields the protein MIVVITPTTPQNLTATRLSLADYRVLSEHSPERHEYRDGEVIVMPGGSEVHSAIMSNLLIYLGFLLRDTDFRLYGSDLRIWIPAFQCGTYADLMVIAGEPELNGDRNDEVLNPLLIVEVLSPSTEAYDRGEKFKKYRSLTSFCEYLLISQTEPYIEQFYNRDSAGRDRWQWQDYTTLDHVLTLHSLNVEVPLTEICCSGV from the coding sequence CTGATTGTGGTGATTACGCCAACAACTCCCCAAAATCTGACCGCCACTCGTCTTTCCTTGGCAGACTATCGGGTGTTATCAGAGCACAGCCCAGAACGTCATGAATATCGTGATGGAGAGGTGATTGTGATGCCAGGCGGGTCTGAGGTTCACAGTGCCATCATGAGTAATCTGTTGATTTACTTGGGTTTTTTACTGCGGGATACGGATTTTCGCTTGTATGGTAGTGATTTACGAATTTGGATTCCTGCGTTTCAATGTGGAACCTATGCTGATCTGATGGTTATTGCGGGTGAGCCGGAACTGAACGGCGATCGCAATGATGAAGTTCTCAATCCGTTGCTCATTGTTGAGGTATTATCTCCATCGACTGAAGCCTATGATCGCGGCGAAAAGTTTAAAAAATATCGCTCGTTGACCAGTTTTTGTGAATATCTCCTGATCAGCCAAACGGAACCCTATATCGAGCAGTTTTATAACCGAGATTCAGCAGGGCGCGATCGTTGGCAATGGCAAGATTACACCACTCTCGATCATGTGCTCACGCTCCACAGTCTCAATGTCGAAGTTCCCCTCACCGAAATCTGCTGTTCCGGGGTTTGA
- a CDS encoding Uma2 family endonuclease — translation MVSPPGTASTLTLADFLAQPETKPAREFIEGAIAPKPTPQGKHSIIQGELVTAINAVVKQPKIARAFPELRCTFAGRSIVPDVAVLEWRNIPRDDNGEIANQFLTVPDWIIEILSPSQSHTQVVKKILGCLKVGCQMGWLIDPSERTIFIYQPKQETDVFDSSNDEILTVPEFARGFELTVQGLFDWLM, via the coding sequence ATGGTTTCACCCCCCGGAACAGCGTCAACTCTCACCCTAGCGGACTTTCTCGCTCAACCCGAAACCAAACCCGCCCGCGAATTTATCGAGGGTGCGATCGCGCCAAAACCCACCCCCCAAGGAAAACACAGCATCATTCAAGGTGAACTCGTGACCGCAATTAACGCGGTGGTGAAGCAACCGAAAATCGCGAGAGCCTTTCCAGAGTTGCGGTGTACCTTTGCGGGGCGGTCAATCGTGCCGGATGTTGCGGTTTTAGAATGGCGCAATATCCCCAGAGACGATAATGGCGAAATCGCGAATCAATTTCTTACCGTGCCCGACTGGATTATTGAGATTCTTTCCCCGTCTCAAAGTCATACTCAAGTTGTGAAAAAAATCTTGGGTTGTTTAAAAGTAGGGTGTCAAATGGGTTGGCTCATTGACCCCAGTGAGCGGACTATTTTTATCTATCAACCCAAGCAAGAAACCGATGTTTTTGATAGTTCAAATGATGAGATTTTAACTGTGCCTGAGTTTGCCCGTGGCTTTGAATTAACCGTTCAAGGACTCTTTGATTGGTTAATGTGA
- a CDS encoding phage tail protein: protein MEGTIGEIRLFAGNFAPRGWAFCDGQTLNVSGNEALYSILENKYGGKLYTTFTLPKIAPVLGADTSSSYDDLKYIICLQGYYPSRP from the coding sequence ATGGAAGGCACAATTGGGGAAATTCGATTATTTGCAGGTAACTTTGCACCAAGAGGCTGGGCATTTTGTGACGGACAGACATTAAACGTTTCCGGAAACGAAGCACTGTATTCGATTCTGGAAAATAAATATGGTGGAAAGCTATACACAACGTTCACTTTGCCTAAAATTGCCCCCGTTCTGGGCGCTGACACTTCTAGTTCTTACGATGATCTAAAGTATATTATTTGTTTGCAAGGCTACTATCCTTCACGCCCGTAA